TGCCGAAGATCACGCTGCTCGACCACGCGTCGCGGAAAGCCTGCAGCTCGGCCACGGTGTTCGGGCCGGCCGGCACCTCGACGGTGCGGGCGGCCTGGTCGCCGAAGAGCGCGTACGAGGGGTTCGCGTCGAAGTAGTCGGAGTAGGTCGAGGCCAGGTCGGTGCGGATCGGCATCTGTCCCGTGGTCTCGAGCAGGGCGCGGTCCTCGTCGCTGCTGGTCGAGAACTTCAGGAAGTCCCACGCCGTGCCCTGGTTCTCGCAGGCCGTGTACATGCCGACGTTCTTCGCGTCGCTGAACGTGTAGGTCTCGTCGGCACTCGTGCCGTCCTTGGTCGGGACGGGCACGGCACCCCAGTTGACGTCCTCGTAGACGGACACGGCCCACGGCCCGACGATCGACATCGCGGCCTCGCCGTCGGCGAACGAGTCGCCCGTGTACTGCTCCTGACCGGCCAGCCCCTGCTCGTAGAGCGAGCGCCAGAAGGTCGCGACGTCCTCGCCGGCGGTGTCGGCGAAGGTCGCCTTGCCGTCCTCGACGAGGCCGGTGCCGCCGGTCTCGGCCGCGTAGAGCGGCATGAAGTCGAACTGCGACTGGAAGAACTCGCTCGTCGGCGCCGGGTGGATGGCGTACTTCGAGACGCCCGCGTCGACCAGGGTCTTCGACGTCGCGAGGAAGTCGTCGTAGGTCGACAGGTCGGGGTTCTCGGCGTCGAGGCCGGCCTTCGTGAAGAGGTCCTTGTTGTAGAAGATCATCACCGGGTTCGACTTCCAGGGCAGCTGGTAGTACTTGCCGTCGGCGTCCTGGTACTGCTTCGCGAGGTCGCCGCTGCGCTCCTCGATGTAGCTCGCGCCGTCGTCGAAGCTCGACAGGTCGACCAGGCCGCCCTGCTTCTGGAACTGCCCGACCGCGCTGGGGGCCGTGTTGTAGACGAGGCAGGGAGCGTTGCCGGCCGTGATGGCGGCACCGATGACCTCTTCGCTCGACTTGCCGGCGGGGATCTCCTGACCCTTGACCTGCTCGTCGGGGTGGTCGGCGTTCCAGGCCTCGACCATGGCCTTGCCCCAGGTGACCTCCTGCTCGTTGTTCGAGTACCAGATCGTGATGGGGCCCTTGGCGGTGAGGGCGTCGCTCGAGGCTCCGCCGCCGCCGGAGCAGGCGGTCAGGCCGAGGGCGGCGACCAGGACGGTCGCGCCGAGGGTGGCGCGGCGGGTGAAGC
This genomic interval from Frigoribacterium sp. Leaf415 contains the following:
- a CDS encoding ABC transporter substrate-binding protein; this encodes MQRRTRFTRRATLGATVLVAALGLTACSGGGGASSDALTAKGPITIWYSNNEQEVTWGKAMVEAWNADHPDEQVKGQEIPAGKSSEEVIGAAITAGNAPCLVYNTAPSAVGQFQKQGGLVDLSSFDDGASYIEERSGDLAKQYQDADGKYYQLPWKSNPVMIFYNKDLFTKAGLDAENPDLSTYDDFLATSKTLVDAGVSKYAIHPAPTSEFFQSQFDFMPLYAAETGGTGLVEDGKATFADTAGEDVATFWRSLYEQGLAGQEQYTGDSFADGEAAMSIVGPWAVSVYEDVNWGAVPVPTKDGTSADETYTFSDAKNVGMYTACENQGTAWDFLKFSTSSDEDRALLETTGQMPIRTDLASTYSDYFDANPSYALFGDQAARTVEVPAGPNTVAELQAFRDAWSSSVIFGKGDVDSSLKDAADKIDELAAQG